In Apus apus isolate bApuApu2 chromosome 25, bApuApu2.pri.cur, whole genome shotgun sequence, the following proteins share a genomic window:
- the CCR7 gene encoding C-C chemokine receptor type 7 gives MDGGQQLKVTLIFSLPLIFQFCAGNNVTDDYDFNTTIDYSMFETLCEKEEVRNFRAAFLPAMYSLICFTGLLGNGLVMLTYIYFKRLKTMTDIYLLNLALADILFLLTLPFWATSAAMYWLFGEFACKAVYCICKMSFFSGMLLLLSISIDRYFAIVQAASAHRFRPRMIFISKVTCILIWLLAFILSIPELVHSGVNESSHHPRCSIIANDLKAFSTGIKVSQMIFGFLFPLLVMCVCYLIIIKTLLQARNFEKNKAIKVIIAVVIVFVVFQLPYNGIMLAKTISAFNNTSSCEESKKLDIADDVTYTLACFRCCLNPFLYAFIGVKFRNDLFKLLKELGCLSQERLWQLTTCRDSKRYSSALETETTTTFSP, from the exons ATGGATGGTG GTCAGCAGCTAAAGGTCACCCTTATTTTCAGCCTTCCTCTAATTTTTCAG TTCTGCGCTGGGAACAATGTCACTGATGACTATGACTTCAACACCACCATCGACTACAGCATGTTTGAGACCCTGTGTGAGAAGGAGGAAGTCCGTAACTTCCGCGCTGCCTTCCTCCCAGCCATGTACTCCCTCATCTGCttcacagggctgctggggaaTGGGCTGGTGATGCTCACCTACATCTACTTCAAGAGGCTCAAGACGATGACAGACATCTATTTGCTGAACTTGGCTCTGGCAGACATCCTCTTCTTGCTGACCCTCCCCTTCTGGGCCACAAGCGCAGCCATGTACTGGCTTTTTGGGGAGTTTGCCTGCAAGGCTGTCTATTGCATCTGCAAAATGAGTTTCTTCAGTGGGATGCTGCTCCTCCTGTCTATCAGCATCGACAGGTACTTCGCCATCGTTCAGGCTGCCTCAGCCCACCGCTTCCGTCCCCGGATGATATTCATTAGCAAGGTCACATGCATCCTCATTTGGCTCCTGGCCTTCATCCTCTCAATCCCTGAGCTGGTTCACAGTGGTGTGAATGAATCAAGCCACCATCCCCGTTGTTCCATCATTGCGAACGACTTGAAGGCCTTCAGCACTGGCATCAAAGTGTCACAAATGATTTTTGGCTTCTTATTTCCCCTGCTGGTCATGTGTGTCTGCTACCTCATCATCATCAAAACGTTACTGCAGGCACGCAACTTTGAGAAGAATAAAGCCATCAAGGTCATCATCGCTGTGGTAATTGTCTTCGTTGTCTTCCAGCTGCCCTACAACGGCATCATGCTGGCCAAGACCATCTCAGCTTTCAACAACACCAGTTCATGTGAGGAGAGCAAGAAGCTGGACATAGCAGATGACGTGACCTACACCCTGGCCTGCTTCCGATGCTGCCTCAATCCCTTCCTCTACGCCTTCATCGGCGTCAAATTCCGCAACGACCTCTTCAAGCTtctgaaggagctgggctgcctgAGCCAGGAGCGTCTCTGGCAGCTGACCACCTGCCGTGACAGCAAGAGGTATTCCTCTGCCCTGGAGACAGAGACCACCACCACCTTCTCCCCATGA